A portion of the Rhodopseudomonas sp. BAL398 genome contains these proteins:
- a CDS encoding polysaccharide deacetylase family protein: MRIAAGLIFAGAVSVFALGVTGSQAAPRSAGPAPQAATSTAPPGATPQPATVATPASSACTNPDALGVSRVVQIDTSGGPGFGFEHFKQLDFLRDKEVVLTFDDGPWPVNTPSVLKTLAEQCTKAIFFPIGKHATYHPEILKQVAAAGHTIGAHTWSHANLSNKKLSEQQRKDEIEKGFSAVKWALGSPPSPFFRFPALRHPPEMVTYLGTRNIAIFSCDLDSFDFKARNSKQVVDTVMKKLDKLGKGIILMHDFQAHTAQALPDLLRQLKAGGYKVVQMKAKAPVATIPQYDEDLVKNVALPTISTRPLSSVVQTISE, from the coding sequence ATGAGGATTGCGGCTGGACTGATCTTTGCGGGGGCGGTTTCGGTCTTTGCCTTGGGCGTGACCGGGTCACAGGCAGCCCCCCGCAGCGCCGGCCCCGCGCCGCAAGCCGCGACCTCAACCGCGCCTCCTGGCGCTACGCCGCAGCCGGCAACGGTCGCAACTCCAGCGTCTTCAGCTTGCACCAATCCGGATGCGCTCGGCGTGTCCCGCGTGGTGCAGATCGATACCTCCGGCGGGCCGGGCTTCGGCTTCGAACATTTCAAGCAACTCGATTTTCTGCGCGACAAGGAAGTGGTGCTGACCTTCGACGACGGCCCCTGGCCGGTCAACACGCCGTCGGTGCTCAAGACGCTGGCCGAACAATGCACCAAGGCGATTTTCTTTCCGATCGGCAAGCACGCCACCTACCACCCGGAGATCCTCAAGCAGGTGGCGGCGGCCGGCCACACCATCGGCGCGCATACCTGGTCGCACGCCAATCTCAGCAACAAGAAACTCAGCGAACAGCAGCGCAAGGACGAAATCGAAAAGGGTTTTAGCGCGGTGAAATGGGCGCTCGGATCGCCGCCGTCGCCGTTCTTCCGTTTCCCGGCGCTGCGCCACCCACCCGAGATGGTCACCTATCTGGGCACCCGCAACATCGCGATATTCTCCTGCGATCTCGACTCGTTCGATTTCAAGGCGCGTAATTCCAAGCAGGTCGTCGACACCGTGATGAAGAAGCTCGACAAGCTCGGCAAGGGCATCATCCTGATGCACGATTTCCAGGCGCATACTGCGCAAGCGCTGCCGGATTTGCTGCGCCAGCTGAAAGCCGGCGGCTACAAGGTGGTGCAGATGAAGGCCAAGGCGCCGGTCGCAACGATCCCACAATATGACGAGGACCTCGTCAAGAACGTCGCCTTGCCGACGATCAGCACCCGGCCGCTCAGCAGCGTGGTGCAGACGATTTCGGAATGA
- a CDS encoding dihydrofolate reductase family protein yields MLADAQRVMPDALKFPGDQRFFAAALDRADLIVHGRNSFEDQPNSAQRKRIVLTRTVAALAPDPSNPNATLWNPAGAAFDNARAQTGVDAGTVAIIGGPEVFALFFDRFDRFWLSLAPRVTLPRGEPCFPGVPQRTPQQILAAHGMHPAETEILDAADDVSVTIWRRG; encoded by the coding sequence ATGTTGGCGGATGCGCAACGCGTGATGCCGGATGCGTTGAAATTTCCCGGTGACCAACGCTTCTTCGCCGCCGCGCTGGACCGCGCCGACCTCATCGTGCATGGCCGCAATTCATTCGAGGATCAGCCGAATTCTGCACAGCGCAAGCGCATCGTGCTGACCCGCACGGTGGCTGCGCTGGCGCCCGACCCGTCCAATCCCAATGCGACATTGTGGAATCCGGCGGGCGCCGCATTCGATAATGCCCGCGCGCAAACCGGCGTCGATGCCGGCACCGTCGCGATCATCGGCGGCCCGGAGGTGTTCGCGCTGTTCTTCGATCGCTTCGATCGCTTTTGGCTGTCGCTGGCACCGCGCGTCACGCTGCCCCGCGGCGAGCCGTGCTTTCCCGGCGTGCCGCAACGCACGCCGCAGCAGATACTTGCGGCGCATGGCATGCACCCGGCCGAGACCGAGATCCTCGACGCCGCGGATGACGTCAGCGTCACTATCTGGCGGCGCGGCTAG
- a CDS encoding DoxX family protein translates to MPALISFGRFLFAVLFIVSGASKLLDVAATTLLTEKLVMPAFLAAYTSPYVTQLETLTGMPIAQQLAIGAGILELVCGLMIALNFGARFFAWVLVLFVVAATYYYHDFWNQTGAESTNNMIHALKNLSLIGGLFMIAGIGPTPPPAERSYTDL, encoded by the coding sequence ATGCCGGCATTGATTTCGTTCGGACGTTTCCTGTTCGCGGTGCTGTTCATCGTCTCGGGTGCGTCAAAGCTGCTCGACGTCGCGGCGACGACACTGCTGACGGAAAAGCTGGTGATGCCGGCATTCCTGGCCGCTTACACGTCGCCTTATGTCACGCAGCTTGAAACCCTCACCGGCATGCCGATCGCCCAGCAGCTGGCGATCGGCGCTGGAATTCTCGAACTGGTCTGCGGACTGATGATTGCGTTGAATTTCGGCGCCCGGTTTTTCGCCTGGGTGTTGGTGCTGTTCGTTGTCGCCGCGACCTATTATTATCATGACTTCTGGAACCAGACCGGTGCGGAATCCACCAACAACATGATCCATGCGCTGAAGAACCTGTCGCTGATCGGCGGCTTGTTCATGATCGCCGGGATCGGCCCGACGCCGCCCCCCGCCGAGCGGAGCTACACCGATCTGTAG
- a CDS encoding NADP-dependent malic enzyme produces the protein MASNSEDLQAAALAYHRLPRPGKLEIKAIKPLANQLDLALAYTPGVASACLAIAADPSQAAALTIRANLVAVVTNGSAVLGLGNIGPLAAKPVMEGKAVLFKKFAGIDVFDIEIAADTVERVVETVAALEPTFGGINLEDIKGPECFEIEAQLKERMKIPVFHDDQHGTAIIVGAAVTNALLLNGKKLEDVKIVTAGAGAAALACLNLLVSLGAKRENIWVCDVDGLVHEGRNTLMDRWKAIYAQKTDKRTLSDVISGADIFLGLSGGNVLKPEMVKQMAERPLVMALANPTPEIMPDEVRKVRPDAMICTGRSDFPNQVNNVLCFPFIFRGALDVGATAINEAMKHAAVDAIAQLARDPPSEAVAVGFDADEVLGFGSGSLIPSPFDPRLILRIAPAVARAAMESGVATRPITSFDDYYAQLERFAFRSGLVMKPLFTKAKAQPVRVIYAEGEDERVLHATQTILEEKLARPILVGRPSVVEARIKRYGLSIRAGQDFDLINPEDDPRYRSYVQSYIDVAGRHGVTPHSARTVVRTNATVIAALAVSRGEADAMICGVDGRYMSHLRHVREIIGTLPGVTEFAALALMITSKGAYFIADTQVRPNPSAEELAEIAALAAIHVQRFNLKPKIAFVSHSDFGSYDTESSRKMRRATAILAENHPEIEADGEMQGDTALSEAARKLILPHSRLEGVANVLIMPNLDAANVAYQMVKVLGDALPVGPILIGPARPAHILTPSVTSRGILNMTAVAAVEAQERAGRHQPTLFT, from the coding sequence ATGGCGTCCAATTCTGAAGATTTGCAAGCCGCGGCGTTGGCGTATCACCGCCTGCCGCGCCCAGGCAAACTCGAGATCAAAGCGATCAAGCCGCTGGCCAACCAGCTCGATCTGGCGCTGGCCTATACGCCGGGCGTCGCCAGCGCGTGCCTGGCGATCGCCGCCGATCCGTCGCAGGCCGCCGCGCTGACCATCCGCGCCAATCTGGTGGCGGTGGTCACCAATGGCAGCGCGGTGCTGGGGCTCGGCAATATCGGCCCGCTGGCGGCGAAGCCGGTGATGGAAGGCAAGGCGGTGCTGTTCAAGAAGTTCGCCGGCATCGACGTGTTCGACATTGAGATCGCCGCCGACACCGTCGAGCGCGTGGTCGAGACCGTCGCGGCGCTGGAGCCGACCTTTGGCGGCATCAATCTCGAGGACATCAAGGGGCCGGAATGCTTCGAGATCGAAGCCCAGCTCAAGGAGCGGATGAAGATCCCGGTGTTCCACGACGATCAGCACGGCACTGCGATCATCGTCGGCGCCGCCGTCACCAACGCGCTGCTGCTGAACGGCAAGAAGCTGGAGGACGTCAAAATCGTCACCGCCGGTGCCGGCGCCGCGGCGCTGGCCTGCCTCAATCTGCTGGTCTCGCTCGGGGCCAAGCGCGAGAACATCTGGGTTTGCGATGTCGATGGTTTGGTGCATGAGGGCCGCAACACGCTGATGGACCGCTGGAAGGCGATCTATGCGCAGAAGACTGACAAGCGCACGCTTAGCGACGTGATCAGCGGCGCCGATATCTTTCTCGGCCTGTCGGGCGGCAATGTGTTGAAGCCCGAGATGGTCAAGCAGATGGCGGAGCGGCCGCTGGTGATGGCGCTGGCCAATCCGACCCCGGAGATCATGCCGGACGAAGTCCGCAAGGTCCGGCCGGATGCGATGATCTGCACCGGGCGGTCGGACTTTCCGAACCAGGTCAACAATGTGTTGTGCTTTCCGTTCATCTTCCGCGGCGCCCTCGATGTCGGCGCCACCGCGATCAACGAGGCGATGAAGCACGCCGCGGTCGACGCCATCGCGCAGCTGGCGCGCGACCCGCCGTCGGAAGCGGTCGCGGTCGGTTTCGATGCCGACGAGGTGCTGGGCTTCGGCTCGGGCTCGCTGATTCCCAGTCCGTTCGATCCGCGGCTGATCCTGCGCATCGCTCCGGCGGTGGCGCGGGCGGCAATGGAGTCCGGCGTCGCCACCCGTCCGATCACCAGTTTCGACGATTACTACGCCCAGCTCGAACGTTTCGCGTTCCGCTCCGGCCTGGTCATGAAGCCGCTGTTCACCAAGGCCAAGGCGCAGCCCGTCCGGGTGATCTACGCCGAAGGCGAAGACGAACGCGTGCTGCACGCCACCCAGACCATCCTCGAGGAGAAGCTGGCGCGGCCGATCCTGGTCGGGCGGCCCTCGGTGGTGGAAGCGCGGATCAAGCGGTACGGACTGTCGATCCGGGCCGGGCAGGATTTCGACCTGATCAATCCCGAGGACGATCCGCGCTACCGGTCTTACGTGCAGTCCTATATCGACGTCGCCGGCCGGCATGGCGTGACGCCTCACAGCGCCCGCACCGTGGTTCGCACCAATGCGACGGTGATCGCCGCGCTGGCGGTGAGCCGCGGCGAGGCCGATGCGATGATCTGCGGTGTCGATGGCCGCTACATGAGCCATCTGCGGCACGTCCGCGAGATCATCGGCACGCTTCCCGGCGTCACCGAATTCGCGGCCTTGGCGCTGATGATCACCAGCAAGGGCGCCTATTTCATCGCCGATACCCAGGTGCGGCCGAATCCGAGCGCCGAGGAATTGGCGGAAATCGCCGCCCTGGCGGCGATCCACGTCCAGCGTTTCAACCTGAAGCCGAAGATCGCCTTCGTGTCGCATTCCGATTTCGGCAGCTACGACACCGAATCCTCGCGCAAGATGCGTCGCGCCACCGCGATCCTGGCGGAGAACCATCCGGAGATCGAGGCCGACGGCGAAATGCAGGGCGACACCGCGTTGTCGGAGGCGGCGCGTAAGCTGATCCTGCCGCATTCGCGGTTGGAGGGCGTGGCCAACGTCTTGATCATGCCGAATCTCGACGCCGCCAATGTCGCCTATCAGATGGTCAAGGTGCTGGGCGACGCGCTGCCGGTCGGGCCGATCCTGATCGGTCCGGCGCGCCCGGCGCATATCCTGACCCCATCGGTGACGTCGCGGGGCATTCTCAACATGACCGCGGTCGCCGCGGTCGAGGCCCAGGAAAGGGCCGGCCGGCATCAGCCGACGCTGTTCACCTGA
- the aspS gene encoding aspartate--tRNA ligase, whose product MHRYRSHTCGALRDSDIDQTVRVSGWCHRIRDHGGLLFIDLRDHYGLTQCVADPDSPAFKDAEKLRAEWVVRIDGKVRRRPEGTENPELPTGQVEIFITEIEVLGPAGELPLPVFGEQEYPEDIRLKYRFLDLRRDKLHQNIMTRGAIVDSMRKRMKEQGFFEFQTPILTASSPEGARDFLVPSRIHPGKFYALPQAPQQYKQLLMMSGFDRYFQIAPCFRDEDPRADRLPGEFYQLDVEMSFVTQDDVFAAMEPVITGVFEDFAKGKPVTKGWPRIAYADSLKKYGTDKPDLRNPIEMQNVSEHFRGSGFKVFARMLEEERNQVWAIPAPGGGSRAFCDRMNSWAQGEGQPGLGYIMWREAGEGAGPLANNIGPERTAAIRDQLGLKAGDAAFFVAGDPAKFYKFAGLARSRLGEELNLIDKDRFELAWVVDFPMYEYNEDDKKVDFSHNPFSMPQGGMDALLTQDPLTIKAFQYDISCNGYEIASGGIRNHRPEAMVKAFEIAGYGEQEVVDRFGGMYRAFQYGAPPHGGMAAGVDRIVMLLCGTNNLREISLFPMNQRAEDLLMGAPSEVAPKQLRDLHIRLNLPDSK is encoded by the coding sequence ATGCACCGGTACCGATCCCACACCTGCGGCGCGCTCCGCGACAGCGACATCGACCAGACCGTCCGCGTTTCCGGCTGGTGCCACCGCATCCGCGACCATGGCGGGTTGCTGTTCATCGATCTGCGCGACCATTACGGCCTGACCCAATGCGTCGCCGATCCGGATTCGCCGGCATTCAAGGACGCCGAGAAGTTGCGCGCCGAATGGGTGGTGCGGATCGACGGCAAGGTCCGCCGCCGTCCCGAAGGCACCGAAAATCCTGAGCTGCCGACCGGGCAGGTCGAGATCTTCATCACCGAGATCGAAGTGCTGGGTCCGGCCGGCGAATTGCCGCTGCCGGTGTTCGGCGAGCAGGAATATCCCGAGGACATCAGGCTTAAATACCGATTCCTCGACCTGCGTCGCGACAAGCTGCACCAGAACATCATGACCCGCGGCGCGATCGTCGATTCGATGCGCAAGCGGATGAAGGAGCAGGGCTTCTTCGAATTCCAGACGCCGATCCTGACGGCCTCGTCGCCGGAAGGCGCGCGCGACTTCCTGGTGCCGAGCCGCATTCATCCGGGCAAGTTCTACGCGCTGCCGCAGGCACCGCAGCAATACAAGCAGCTGCTGATGATGTCGGGGTTCGACCGCTATTTCCAGATCGCGCCGTGTTTCCGCGACGAGGACCCGCGCGCCGACCGGCTGCCGGGCGAGTTCTACCAGCTCGACGTCGAGATGAGCTTCGTCACCCAAGACGATGTTTTTGCTGCGATGGAGCCGGTGATTACCGGCGTGTTCGAGGATTTCGCCAAGGGCAAGCCGGTGACCAAGGGCTGGCCGCGGATCGCCTATGCGGACAGCTTGAAGAAATACGGCACCGACAAGCCGGACCTGCGCAATCCGATCGAGATGCAAAACGTCTCCGAACATTTCCGCGGCTCCGGCTTCAAGGTGTTCGCCAGGATGCTCGAAGAAGAGCGCAACCAGGTCTGGGCGATCCCGGCACCGGGCGGCGGCAGCCGCGCGTTTTGCGACCGGATGAATTCCTGGGCGCAGGGCGAGGGCCAGCCGGGCTTGGGCTACATCATGTGGCGCGAAGCCGGCGAGGGGGCCGGTCCGCTGGCTAACAATATCGGCCCGGAGCGCACCGCGGCGATCCGCGATCAGCTGGGCCTGAAGGCGGGCGATGCGGCGTTTTTCGTCGCCGGCGACCCGGCCAAATTTTACAAATTCGCCGGCCTGGCGCGCAGCAGGCTCGGCGAGGAGCTGAACCTGATCGACAAGGACCGCTTCGAACTCGCCTGGGTGGTCGATTTCCCGATGTACGAATACAACGAGGACGACAAGAAGGTCGACTTCTCACACAACCCGTTCTCGATGCCGCAGGGCGGCATGGACGCGCTGCTCACGCAGGATCCGCTGACCATCAAGGCGTTCCAATACGACATCAGCTGTAACGGCTACGAGATCGCCTCGGGCGGCATCCGCAATCATCGCCCCGAGGCAATGGTCAAGGCGTTCGAGATCGCCGGCTATGGTGAGCAGGAAGTGGTCGACCGTTTCGGCGGCATGTACCGCGCCTTTCAGTATGGCGCGCCGCCGCATGGCGGCATGGCGGCCGGCGTCGACCGCATTGTGATGCTGCTTTGCGGCACCAACAATCTGCGCGAGATCTCGCTGTTTCCGATGAACCAGCGAGCCGAAGACCTGTTGATGGGAGCGCCCTCCGAGGTTGCCCCCAAGCAGCTGCGCGACTTGCACATCCGGCTCAATCTGCCGGACAGCAAATAA
- a CDS encoding protein adenylyltransferase SelO gives MTVHFPFDNSYAALPENFFARVAPSPVAAPRLIRLNRPLARRLGLDPDLLASPEGAAILAGATRPDGAAFIAMAYAGHQFGHFVPQLGDGRALLLGEVIDSDGKRRDIQLKGSGRTPFSRMGDGRAALGPVLREYIVSEAMAALGIPTTRALAAVLTGERVARDGMLPGAVLTRVASSHIRVGTFQYFAARRDDDGVRKLADHVIARHYPSAMAAENRYVALLENVVARQAELIARWMQIGFIHGVMNTDNCSIAGETIDYGPCAFMDAFDPKTVFSSIDQMGRYAYGNQPAIGLWNLTRLAECLIPLLAADQDEGIAAAETALGGFAETFNAAYQSGFTAKIGLTSGRADDLALLQDLLVAMKQGQADFTLTFRRLSDAAGDPSELGAVRALFTDPTGFDDWAVRWQSRIAAEPQDGAARQAAMRAVNPAYIPRNHRVEAVIEAAVNRDDFAPFEQLLAVLANPFEERPEFARYADPPQPHERVTETFCGT, from the coding sequence ATGACCGTTCATTTTCCCTTCGACAACAGCTACGCCGCGCTGCCCGAGAATTTTTTCGCGCGGGTGGCGCCTTCCCCGGTCGCCGCGCCGCGGCTGATCAGGCTGAACCGCCCGCTGGCGCGCCGGCTCGGGCTCGACCCGGATCTGCTCGCCAGCCCCGAAGGCGCAGCGATACTCGCCGGCGCCACCAGGCCGGACGGCGCCGCCTTTATCGCGATGGCCTATGCGGGGCACCAGTTCGGCCATTTCGTGCCGCAGCTCGGCGACGGCCGCGCGCTGCTGCTCGGCGAGGTGATCGACAGTGACGGCAAGCGCCGCGACATCCAGCTGAAGGGCTCGGGCCGCACCCCGTTTTCGCGGATGGGTGACGGCCGCGCCGCGCTCGGGCCGGTGCTGCGTGAATATATCGTCAGCGAGGCGATGGCGGCGCTCGGGATTCCGACCACCCGCGCGCTCGCCGCCGTCCTGACCGGCGAGCGCGTCGCCCGCGACGGCATGCTGCCCGGCGCGGTGCTGACACGAGTGGCGTCGAGCCATATCCGGGTCGGCACCTTCCAATATTTCGCCGCGCGCCGCGACGATGACGGCGTCCGCAAACTCGCCGATCACGTCATCGCCCGGCACTATCCCTCTGCGATGGCAGCAGAAAACCGCTATGTCGCGTTGCTGGAGAACGTCGTCGCCCGGCAAGCCGAGCTGATCGCGCGCTGGATGCAGATCGGCTTCATCCATGGCGTGATGAACACCGACAATTGCTCGATCGCCGGCGAGACCATCGATTACGGCCCCTGCGCCTTCATGGATGCCTTCGATCCGAAGACCGTGTTCAGCTCGATCGACCAGATGGGCCGCTACGCCTATGGCAACCAGCCGGCGATCGGGCTGTGGAATCTGACCCGGCTGGCCGAATGCCTGATCCCGCTGCTGGCGGCCGACCAGGACGAAGGCATCGCCGCCGCCGAAACGGCGCTGGGCGGCTTCGCCGAGACCTTCAACGCCGCTTATCAGTCCGGCTTCACCGCCAAAATCGGACTGACGAGCGGGCGCGCCGACGATCTGGCGCTGCTGCAGGACCTATTAGTGGCGATGAAACAGGGTCAGGCCGACTTCACCCTGACGTTCCGGCGCCTCAGCGACGCAGCGGGCGATCCGTCTGAGCTCGGGGCGGTGCGCGCTTTGTTTACCGACCCGACCGGATTCGACGACTGGGCGGTGCGCTGGCAGAGCCGGATCGCGGCGGAGCCGCAGGACGGCGCGGCGCGGCAGGCCGCGATGCGGGCGGTGAATCCGGCCTATATCCCGCGCAATCACCGCGTCGAGGCGGTGATCGAGGCCGCGGTGAACCGCGACGATTTCGCGCCATTCGAGCAATTGCTGGCGGTACTCGCCAACCCATTCGAGGAGCGACCGGAATTCGCTCGCTATGCCGATCCTCCGCAGCCGCATGAGCGCGTCACAGAAACGTTTTGCGGAACTTGA
- the rnd gene encoding ribonuclease D: protein MDLITTTDELAAVCARLAKHPVITVDTEFLRETTYYPLLCVVQMASAEEAVVVDTLAPGIDLAPFFDLMANESVLKVFHAARQDIEIVWHRTGVVPRPIFDTQVAAMVLGYGDSIAYDQLVERITGHRPDKTHRFTDWSRRPLTEEQMHYAVSDVTHLRDVFAALDADLKKRGRSDWVSEEMEVLTSPKTYDFDPGSAWERLKTRVRKPKELAVLMEVAAWREQEAQSRDVPRSRVLKDDALGDIATHAPTTLERLANLRSLPKGFDRSKWGADIIAAVQRGIARDPATLPKIEKPRGNSNGAAIVELLKVLLRMTSERHAVAAKVIATVDDLEQIAANDEADVGALRGWRRELFGEAALALKQGRSALAIDKGKVIKVDRD, encoded by the coding sequence ATGGATCTGATTACCACCACCGACGAACTCGCCGCCGTCTGCGCCCGCCTCGCCAAGCATCCCGTCATCACGGTCGATACCGAATTCCTGCGCGAGACCACCTATTACCCGCTGCTTTGCGTGGTGCAGATGGCCAGCGCCGAGGAAGCCGTGGTGGTCGATACGCTGGCGCCCGGCATCGACCTTGCGCCATTTTTCGACCTGATGGCCAATGAAAGCGTGCTCAAGGTATTCCATGCGGCGCGGCAGGACATTGAAATCGTCTGGCACCGCACCGGCGTCGTGCCGCGTCCGATCTTCGACACCCAGGTCGCCGCGATGGTGCTCGGATACGGCGATTCCATCGCCTATGACCAGCTGGTCGAACGCATCACCGGGCATCGCCCGGACAAGACCCATCGCTTCACCGACTGGTCGCGGCGGCCGCTGACCGAAGAGCAGATGCATTATGCGGTGTCGGACGTCACCCATCTGCGCGACGTGTTCGCCGCGCTGGACGCCGACCTGAAGAAGCGCGGCCGCAGCGACTGGGTCAGCGAGGAAATGGAAGTCCTGACCTCGCCCAAGACCTATGATTTCGATCCCGGCAGCGCCTGGGAACGGCTGAAGACTCGGGTGCGCAAGCCGAAGGAACTCGCCGTGCTGATGGAAGTCGCCGCCTGGCGCGAACAGGAGGCGCAGAGCCGCGACGTGCCGCGCTCGCGGGTGCTCAAGGACGACGCGCTCGGCGACATCGCCACCCATGCGCCGACCACGCTGGAGCGGCTGGCCAATCTGCGCTCGCTGCCGAAGGGATTTGATCGCTCGAAATGGGGCGCCGACATCATCGCCGCCGTGCAACGCGGCATCGCCCGTGATCCCGCCACCCTGCCCAAGATCGAAAAGCCGCGCGGCAATTCCAACGGCGCGGCAATCGTCGAACTGCTCAAGGTGCTGTTGCGCATGACCTCGGAGCGCCACGCGGTGGCCGCCAAGGTGATCGCCACCGTCGACGACCTCGAACAGATCGCCGCCAATGACGAGGCCGATGTCGGCGCGCTGCGCGGCTGGCGCCGCGAATTGTTCGGCGAAGCGGCGCTGGCCCTGAAACAGGGCCGCTCGGCGCTGGCGATCGACAAGGGCAAGGTCATCAAGGTCGATCGCGACTGA
- a CDS encoding autotransporter domain-containing protein: MTGSGGFGGGGGGGGAGGYGAIVTGPSASSNTSTVSGGRGGAGGVSGDGTSGNGGDGGIGIYFTTPGATLANSGSISGGAGGAGGAAGPSVGLGAGSAGAGGAGIVGADLTIINSGAIAGGLSGGATPVRADAITFTGGANTLTLQDGFSLTGNIGVTGSVNFNQVTDQTLGNAITGTGSVVKTGAGTLTLSGASTYSGNTTVNAGTLSVIGSIASSSLVSVNAGATLGGTGFVGNTLINGGSLAPGNSVGTLNVTGNLAFTSTSRYMVDVTPADADRVNVSGTATLGGATVNASFAAGSYVNKHYTIVNATGGVTGTFGSQVNTNLPSNFTSALSYDANNAYLDLTLNLAPEASAPLNGNQQQVANAIASSFNTNGSIPLIFGSLGPLGLQQLSGQLRTGIQAMSFSFSNMAMKIQSVFAPIPTPYGALGYADEALTDRSQRRPSDALAAIYRKAPPRAPVFVERWNVWASGFGGSQTTDGNATIGSSRSNSLIFGAAVGADYLLSPATTAGFMLAGGGTNFGTDGGGSGHSDVFQVGVSMRHSMASSYIAAAMAYGWQDVTTERSIGTGLLQGRFQTNSWSGRIEAGNRFAAPWFGGVGLTPYAAARVTALVLPAYAESGFGGSSIFALNTAGQTVTAPRSELGLRTDKSIALDDAILTLRGRAAWAHDFNTERSVQTTFQALPGASFVINGTPAASDAALTTAEAELRFVSGISVGATFEGEFSDVTRSYAGKGVVRYAW, translated from the coding sequence ATGACAGGATCGGGCGGCTTCGGTGGCGGAGGCGGCGGCGGCGGTGCCGGCGGTTACGGCGCGATCGTCACCGGCCCGTCCGCCAGTTCGAACACCAGCACCGTTTCCGGCGGTCGTGGCGGCGCTGGGGGCGTGAGCGGCGACGGCACGTCGGGAAACGGTGGTGACGGGGGCATCGGCATCTATTTTACGACGCCGGGCGCGACGCTGGCGAACTCCGGATCGATTTCCGGCGGTGCAGGCGGGGCCGGCGGGGCTGCCGGACCGTCCGTCGGACTCGGCGCGGGCTCGGCTGGTGCGGGCGGTGCGGGTATCGTGGGCGCTGATCTGACCATTATCAATTCGGGCGCCATCGCGGGAGGTCTCTCCGGCGGAGCGACCCCGGTCCGGGCCGACGCGATCACCTTCACCGGCGGCGCCAATACCCTGACGTTGCAGGACGGTTTTTCGCTCACGGGAAATATTGGCGTCACCGGCAGCGTCAACTTCAATCAGGTCACCGACCAGACGCTGGGCAACGCGATCACCGGCACCGGCAGCGTGGTCAAAACTGGAGCGGGGACTCTGACGCTCTCCGGCGCCAGCACCTATTCCGGCAACACCACCGTGAATGCCGGCACGCTCAGTGTCATCGGCTCGATCGCGTCGTCCTCGCTGGTCAGCGTGAATGCCGGCGCCACGCTCGGCGGTACCGGCTTTGTCGGCAACACGCTGATCAACGGCGGCAGCCTGGCGCCGGGCAACTCGGTCGGCACGCTCAACGTCACCGGCAATCTCGCCTTCACCTCGACATCGCGCTACATGGTCGACGTCACGCCGGCGGATGCGGATCGGGTCAACGTATCGGGCACGGCGACGCTCGGCGGCGCCACCGTCAATGCGTCGTTCGCCGCGGGCAGCTACGTCAACAAGCACTACACCATCGTCAACGCGACCGGCGGCGTGACCGGCACGTTCGGCTCGCAGGTCAACACCAACCTGCCATCGAACTTCACCTCGGCGCTCAGCTATGACGCCAATAACGCCTATCTGGATCTGACGCTCAACCTGGCGCCAGAGGCATCGGCGCCGCTCAATGGCAATCAGCAGCAAGTGGCCAATGCGATTGCCAGTTCCTTCAACACGAACGGCAGCATTCCGCTCATCTTCGGCTCGCTCGGTCCATTGGGGCTGCAGCAATTGTCGGGCCAGCTCCGGACTGGAATACAGGCAATGTCTTTCAGTTTCAGCAATATGGCGATGAAGATCCAAAGTGTCTTTGCTCCCATCCCGACCCCATATGGTGCACTCGGCTATGCCGACGAGGCGTTGACCGACAGGTCGCAGCGCCGGCCGAGCGATGCGCTCGCCGCGATCTATCGCAAGGCGCCGCCGAGGGCGCCGGTGTTCGTCGAGCGCTGGAACGTATGGGCGTCCGGTTTCGGCGGATCGCAGACCACCGACGGCAACGCCACGATCGGATCGAGCAGATCCAACAGCCTGATTTTTGGCGCCGCAGTCGGCGCTGACTACTTGTTATCGCCGGCAACGACGGCCGGCTTCATGCTGGCCGGTGGCGGCACCAATTTCGGCACCGACGGCGGCGGCTCCGGCCACTCCGACGTGTTCCAGGTCGGCGTTTCCATGCGGCACTCGATGGCTTCAAGCTACATCGCCGCCGCTATGGCCTATGGCTGGCAGGACGTCACCACCGAGCGCTCCATCGGCACCGGCCTGTTGCAGGGTCGCTTCCAGACCAATTCCTGGTCGGGTCGCATCGAGGCCGGCAACCGCTTTGCCGCGCCATGGTTCGGCGGCGTCGGGCTCACGCCCTACGCAGCCGCGCGGGTCACGGCGCTCGTGCTGCCGGCCTATGCCGAAAGCGGTTTCGGCGGCTCCAGCATTTTTGCGCTGAACACAGCCGGCCAGACGGTGACAGCGCCGCGCAGCGAACTCGGCCTGCGAACCGACAAGTCCATTGCCCTCGACGACGCGATCCTGACCTTGCGCGGCCGCGCAGCGTGGGCGCATGACTTCAACACCGAGCGCAGCGTGCAGACGACGTTCCAGGCGCTGCCGGGGGCGTCCTTCGTGATCAACGGCACGCCGGCAGCGAGCGACGCCGCGCTGACCACCGCGGAAGCCGAATTGCGCTTCGTCAGCGGCATATCGGTCGGCGCGACCTTCGAAGGTGAGTTCTCGGACGTGACGCGCAGCTATGCCGGCAAGGGCGTGGTGCGCTATGCTTGGTAG